In Seriola aureovittata isolate HTS-2021-v1 ecotype China chromosome 17, ASM2101889v1, whole genome shotgun sequence, a genomic segment contains:
- the mmd2a gene encoding monocyte to macrophage differentiation factor 2a isoform X1, with translation MDLKRTKFGRSTFIFLSFFLSFFLSSFLPSFLPSFLPSFLPSSLRFMNCRVPASRRYQPTEYEHAANCATHGLWILPSLVGGSVLCFLSVDQWHRVAAWLYGSGLTGLFVTSTLFHTAAWKISHLRKLEQRFHMCDRIAIYFFIAASYSPWLMLRELGPWACHMRWLIWVMACVGSMYVFFFHERYKLVELLGYVAMGAVPALVILSMVERTGVCELAVGGVFYVVGVVFFKSDGLVPFAHAIWHLFVAVGAGIHYYAIWRYLYLPGPLLQTAR, from the exons ATGGACTTGAAGAGGACGAAGTTTGGaag GTCTAcattcatctttctttctttctttctttctttctttctttcatccttccttccttccttccttccttccttccttccttccttccttccttcctctctcaggTTCATGAATTGCAGGGTGCCAGCCAGTAGGAGATACCAGCCCACTGAATATGAACATGCTGCAAACTGTGCCACACATGGG TTGTGGATCCTTCCTAGCCTGGTGGGCGGGTCGGTGCTCTGCTTCTTGTCTGTGGACCAATGGCATCGTGTTGCCGCCTGGCTCTATGGGAGCGGGCTCACTGGCTTGTTCGTCACCTCAACACTCTTCCACACTGCTGCATGGAAAATCAGCCACCTccg gAAGCTGGAGCAGCGTTTTCACATGTGTGACAGAATCGCCATCTACTTCTTCATCGCCGCCTCCTACTCGCCCTG GTTGATGCTGAGGGAGCTGGGCCCCTGGGCGTGCCACATGCGCTGGCTGATCTGGGTCATGGCTTGTGTAGGATCCATGTACGTCTTCTTCTTCCATGAGAG GTACaagctggtggagctgctgggATACGTGGCCATGGGGGCTGTTCCTGCGTTGGTCATCCTGTCCATG GTGGAGcgcacaggtgtgtgtgaacTGGCAGTGGGAGGTGTCTTCTATGTAGTGGGCGTGGTCTTCTTTAAGAGTGACGGCCTCGTCCCGTTCGCTCACGCCATCTGGCATCTTTTCGTTGCCGTCGGAGCGGGGATTCACTATTACGCCATCTGGAGGTACCTGTACTTACCTGGGCCGCTGCTGCAGACGGCCAGGTGA
- the mmd2a gene encoding monocyte to macrophage differentiation factor 2a isoform X3: MNCRVPASRRYQPTEYEHAANCATHGLWILPSLVGGSVLCFLSVDQWHRVAAWLYGSGLTGLFVTSTLFHTAAWKISHLRKLEQRFHMCDRIAIYFFIAASYSPWLMLRELGPWACHMRWLIWVMACVGSMYVFFFHERYKLVELLGYVAMGAVPALVILSMVERTGVCELAVGGVFYVVGVVFFKSDGLVPFAHAIWHLFVAVGAGIHYYAIWRYLYLPGPLLQTAR, encoded by the exons ATGAATTGCAGGGTGCCAGCCAGTAGGAGATACCAGCCCACTGAATATGAACATGCTGCAAACTGTGCCACACATGGG TTGTGGATCCTTCCTAGCCTGGTGGGCGGGTCGGTGCTCTGCTTCTTGTCTGTGGACCAATGGCATCGTGTTGCCGCCTGGCTCTATGGGAGCGGGCTCACTGGCTTGTTCGTCACCTCAACACTCTTCCACACTGCTGCATGGAAAATCAGCCACCTccg gAAGCTGGAGCAGCGTTTTCACATGTGTGACAGAATCGCCATCTACTTCTTCATCGCCGCCTCCTACTCGCCCTG GTTGATGCTGAGGGAGCTGGGCCCCTGGGCGTGCCACATGCGCTGGCTGATCTGGGTCATGGCTTGTGTAGGATCCATGTACGTCTTCTTCTTCCATGAGAG GTACaagctggtggagctgctgggATACGTGGCCATGGGGGCTGTTCCTGCGTTGGTCATCCTGTCCATG GTGGAGcgcacaggtgtgtgtgaacTGGCAGTGGGAGGTGTCTTCTATGTAGTGGGCGTGGTCTTCTTTAAGAGTGACGGCCTCGTCCCGTTCGCTCACGCCATCTGGCATCTTTTCGTTGCCGTCGGAGCGGGGATTCACTATTACGCCATCTGGAGGTACCTGTACTTACCTGGGCCGCTGCTGCAGACGGCCAGGTGA
- the mmd2a gene encoding monocyte to macrophage differentiation factor 2a isoform X2 → MDLKRTKFGRFMNCRVPASRRYQPTEYEHAANCATHGLWILPSLVGGSVLCFLSVDQWHRVAAWLYGSGLTGLFVTSTLFHTAAWKISHLRKLEQRFHMCDRIAIYFFIAASYSPWLMLRELGPWACHMRWLIWVMACVGSMYVFFFHERYKLVELLGYVAMGAVPALVILSMVERTGVCELAVGGVFYVVGVVFFKSDGLVPFAHAIWHLFVAVGAGIHYYAIWRYLYLPGPLLQTAR, encoded by the exons ATGGACTTGAAGAGGACGAAGTTTGGaag gTTCATGAATTGCAGGGTGCCAGCCAGTAGGAGATACCAGCCCACTGAATATGAACATGCTGCAAACTGTGCCACACATGGG TTGTGGATCCTTCCTAGCCTGGTGGGCGGGTCGGTGCTCTGCTTCTTGTCTGTGGACCAATGGCATCGTGTTGCCGCCTGGCTCTATGGGAGCGGGCTCACTGGCTTGTTCGTCACCTCAACACTCTTCCACACTGCTGCATGGAAAATCAGCCACCTccg gAAGCTGGAGCAGCGTTTTCACATGTGTGACAGAATCGCCATCTACTTCTTCATCGCCGCCTCCTACTCGCCCTG GTTGATGCTGAGGGAGCTGGGCCCCTGGGCGTGCCACATGCGCTGGCTGATCTGGGTCATGGCTTGTGTAGGATCCATGTACGTCTTCTTCTTCCATGAGAG GTACaagctggtggagctgctgggATACGTGGCCATGGGGGCTGTTCCTGCGTTGGTCATCCTGTCCATG GTGGAGcgcacaggtgtgtgtgaacTGGCAGTGGGAGGTGTCTTCTATGTAGTGGGCGTGGTCTTCTTTAAGAGTGACGGCCTCGTCCCGTTCGCTCACGCCATCTGGCATCTTTTCGTTGCCGTCGGAGCGGGGATTCACTATTACGCCATCTGGAGGTACCTGTACTTACCTGGGCCGCTGCTGCAGACGGCCAGGTGA